The proteins below are encoded in one region of Macaca nemestrina isolate mMacNem1 chromosome 10, mMacNem.hap1, whole genome shotgun sequence:
- the LOC105474364 gene encoding cyclic AMP-dependent transcription factor ATF-1 isoform X5 → MSVPTPIYQTSSGQYIAIAPNGALQLASPGTDGVQGLQTLTMTNSGSTQQGTTILQYAQTSDGQQILVPSNQVVVQTASGDMQTYQIRTTPSATSLPQTVVMTSPVTLTSQTTKTDDPQLKREIRLMKNREAARECRRKKKEYVKCLENRVAVLENQNKTLIEELKTLKDLYSNKSV, encoded by the exons ATGTCTGTTCCAACTCCCATCTATCAGACTAGCAGCGGACAGTACA TTGCCATTGCCCCAAATGGAGCCTTACAGTTGGCAAGTCCAGGCACAGATGGAGTACAGGGACTTCAGACATTAACCATGACAAATTCAGGTAGTACTCAGCAAGGTACAACTATTCTTCAGTATGCACAGACCTCTGATGGACAGCAGATACTTGTGCCCAGCAATCAGGTGGTTGTACAGA CTGCATCAGGAGATATGCAAACGTATCAGATCCGAACTACACCTTCAGCTACTTCTCTGCCACAAACTGTGGTGATGACATCTCCTGTGACTCTTACCTCTCAGACAACTAAGACAGATGACCCCcaattgaaaagagaaataaggttaaTGAAAAACAG AGAAGCTGCTCGAGAATGTcgcagaaagaagaaagaatatgtgAAATGCCTGGAAAACCGAGTTGCAGTCctggaaaatcaaaataaaactctAATAGAAGAGTTAAAAACTTTGAAGGATCTTTATTCCAATAAAAGTGTTTGa